Proteins from one Malaya genurostris strain Urasoe2022 chromosome 2, Malgen_1.1, whole genome shotgun sequence genomic window:
- the LOC131430156 gene encoding uncharacterized protein LOC131430156 → MRCAACNYYSWSYFIAFAEIFVSFKVASALLECSRVNELDRDIGCYDVEPIFVLLVLYNFLSLLLIIGVAKRNEKLLQIYQTCTITLKASAIIRRAVLSATEYDDANVEKTAIEMKIIIIFTLIFSLEALVIAGACRKIRREQQEPLYCVDVV, encoded by the exons ATGCGTTGTGCGGCGTGCAATTACTACTCTTGGAGTTACTTTATTGCCTTTGCCGAAATTTTCGTCTCCTTCAAAGTCGCTTCGGCACTGCTGGAATGCTCTCGTGTAAATGAACTCGATCGGGACATCGGCTGTTATGACG TTGAGCCAATATTCGTGCTTCTGGTGTTGTACAACTTTTTGTCGCTATTGCTCATCATTGGAGTGGCTAAG CGAAACGAAAAACTGCTACAAATCTATCAAACATGTACTATCACCTTGAAGGCATCGGCAATCATTCGGCGAGCTGTGCTTTCCGCAACGGAGTATGATGACGCTAATGTTGAGAAAACTGCAATCGAGATGAAGATTATAATTATTTTCACGT TAATCTTCAGCCTGGAGGCACTGGTCATCGCTGGAGCCTGTAGGAAGATCCGCAGGGAACAGCAGGAGCCATTATACTGTGTGGATGTGGTCTAG